The DNA window TATGATAGTTGGTATCAGAGTTCTCTGCCGCATCTCCTCAGATCGTTTTTACATGACTCGTGTTCGGCGTAttagtttttgtgttttgatTTTGGGTTTCTTGGCGGTTTCCGTGGTGCTTGACGCACTGTTACTGTTGTCCAACACCGCTGGCTGATTGTTTGTGGTGTCGCCAATATAGTTTGCCGCAtattgctgctgttgtggcTGACTACTGCTGTTACTACTACTGCTACTACTAGGTTTGTATGCCTTAATACTACTCCGATTTGGCGTACGTTTCAAGAAGGCGCTGCCatctggctgctgctgctgtacatgttgctgctgctgcttgccGGATGTTGCCGTGCTGACTGACGACGACACGGAGGTGGTTGTGCTGGTGGCTGCCGATCCACCATCATGCAAGGCTTGCAGTTTTTTAAAGTACGCATCGAGAAATGATGAAGTTGTTATCGGTTTGGCGGGTGTTGCTGATGTGGGTGTTGCCGATGTCGCCGACGTAGCTGATGTCTGGGCAGCACTGGTTGCCGCTGTGGGTTGTGTGGGGAACTTACGTTTTTGCCGCTCAATCGCTTCATTGCTCTGAATGCCGGCAGTCGCCTCGTTTTCCTCATCGGGCAGCCCATCctggagttgctgctgctcctggaggtgttgctgctgctgctgttgttgctgctgctgtctcTGGTTCTCATCCTTGCTGTTCGGCGGCTGTTGTTTCGCcccgttgttgctgctgctgctgctgctgctgctggttacACTATAATTTGTAAGGCGTTTTTGTACCAAAGGGATTTCAACTATcgactgttgttgttgtgactgctgttgctgttgttctgGTTGCAATTTGGTAGCATGTTGTTGTGTCTGTAGCATGTGTAAATAGTATTCGATTTGTTTGCGTAGTTCGTGTGTATAGAATTGGAGTAGGTTCGGTGTTTGTGTGGTTGTTGTTCTGAGTTTGGGacttgatgttgctgttgtgtcATTGATGGTATTGCTGATgccactgccgctgctgctactgacgctgctgctgatgcgCGTCGTGACCAGCACACCATCGTCCTGCGTCCACTGTCGCTCGGGAAGGCTTCGATGCAGATAGCCAAAGGACTTCGACTTGGGCTTCACAGTGGTGGTTGTGGTCCGCACAGTGGTTGTCGGGGTTTTGGCGGTTGTTGGCGACGTCACAGCAGCTGCGTCAGCCGCAGAGCTCTGCTCGATCCTATTGTCCTGCTGGTTGGCCTCCTGCTCCTCGCTACTAGTGTTGCCCTCGTCCTGATCCTCATTACTCTCATTCTCGTCCTCCTGGGACTCGGTCTCCTCGCTACTATTCTCAATATCCTCAGCGGAATCTTTCTTGTTGTTGATTTtactattgtttttgtttggtttttgtgtgattttttggtgttGGTATTGTTGTTGTAGTATCGAATTGGTGTATAAAGGTGTAAaggtttttatattaaaaaatttgcatTCGGACTGTATTTGTGTACTTGTAACTCGAAAGTTATGtgttttttgtgtattttagTAATTTTAGAACTCTTAGCTTACACAACAAAACTACTGGAAAAACAGTCTTTTTCTAATTATATTACCTATTGTTCTGTACTCACTTGTAGACCAAACGATAGTTGTGTCCGTAATCGGGAATGATATTCGAGGGCAGCGGTGTGCATCGTCCATCCAGACAGTGCTGAGATTATAAAAAGGATTGTGGGTTAATTAATGGTAACATTGTCGTCACTGCAAAAAATGTTCAAGTCGGGCGTTAAATTTAGATTGTCTCCGCTCAAGGGAGAGACTTTTTGAAGAACAATTCTGTCCATTTTACTAAGCTGTCCGctcaatgatttttttttttttttaagacgTCCATTTAAAGTCTCCGTTTACTAAAACTTTCTCAGGGTTGTTTCCCAAGTACATACATAACCGTTACCGCAGGCCGAGCCCTCGGCCGCTGGTCTGTAGGCCACGCAGTACCCCGTCTGGGCGTCGAAGCAGAAGAGCTGGGCACACACTCGCTCGTCCTTGAAGCAGGCGTAAGTTCCTCGATCCCTGCGGCACTGGGCATCCAGCGAAAGCAAGGTTCCCGGCAAAGACCTGCCCAGGGCGCTGTCCTCGTGCGGGGCATTGTGCAGGCAGGTGGCCGTATCTCCACTGCGAAAAGCAAGCAAGTCATCAATACTCTTCAAGGGAAAAAACATCTCTAAAACTCACTTGAGGAAGTGGTGGAAGCTCTGCACCGTGCACGCGGACCATCTGAAACCCCGCTCCGTGTGACGCAGATCGGACATGATGTAGCCATCCTCCCAGCGGCACCGCTGGGCCCCTGGTCCACCCAAGTAACTGGGCGGTGGCGATCCGTCATGCACCGCTCCCAACCTGAGAAACGAGCATGGGACACATTTTGATGAGGGgggaaaaatgttaattgattAATTGCACACCGAATGATGTCAAACGGAAATGCAAACGAGTTTCGATGACCAGTTTACAGCAGCGGAAATTATTCatgttttttattagtttgGGCGCCAAATGAAAACCGAATCGGTGATTCGGGGCGTTAAGTGGATTGGCGTTGATGGAATTAGTGCGGAAAAAAGGTTCCGTTTTGACGAAAAGCTTAGGAAAGACTACTTAATAAAGGAACCACAGGCGAATGTGATAGAAAACTTTTAAGTAGTTTGGCTTCTAGATTCGTTATTTTCGCTGGGTATCAGGTCATGTCATAGCGATTACTCACAGGTGTCCGACTTCATGGGCAGCCACGATGATGCCGCTGAAACCGCCGGTATCTTCGATGATGGCCACGCTGTTCACCTTCTCCAGTCGCTTGTTCACCACGCATGCGCCGCCGACGTAAGCGAAGCCTTTTCCGAATGAAAATACACGACCGAAATTAGGCAATTAGTGGTTGCTTACTCAGTTGcagtttcttttttgtttcttgtCCAACAGGAAGTTGGCACTTTTTTCCAAGTCGCCGTCGCCGTTGCAGTTATTAAATGAAAACCTAATGTTTTTTTCGCAACTGAGTAATTTGTTTCTCTATTTTCACTTTCAAACATTgtattatattgtttttacataATAACTGTAACCGCTGGGAGAAGCGGGTCGCTTTAGTGGTTGTGATTTGATGTGAGAGACCAATTAGTTAGTGGGTgcattttatgtttaaatttagTCACAATTACTATCGCTTAGATTAAGTTTGTCCACAGCCCATAAAAGTGTATATGTTAGGCGTATGTTAGTATAACCAGAGCCTTTAATAAGTTACAAAGtctgtttaaatttaattattaaatacaaaataaatccATAAATTATTAATCTTATCTGTAAACCAGAGCCTTTTATaagttacaaaaatataaatagctCACGACATTC is part of the Drosophila biarmipes strain raj3 chromosome 2R, RU_DBia_V1.1, whole genome shotgun sequence genome and encodes:
- the LOC108026773 gene encoding A disintegrin and metalloproteinase with thrombospondin motifs 1 isoform X5, whose product is MSATLVLITALLLASTICQALPDLHKQMSPEQLQSVFHVDNHDAVPHYELVQLLHHENHNYNHQRRRRSIGERAKVNAALPPHHVKKDLSKNAYYSELKHEAMASGGNHLFGPEVSAIKSHNVSFSAFGKAMNLSLRATQGLFKGAPHQLRMWTVGSEPNATHGLDLQEIAHEEHHRNEVGEVFQDEKNMAAILMRRHMETGDLIMEGSIGHDLVIKPLPHELSPNPEESHHIIYKREASAAEDQLSDFAFMEPDDLLASEKLERLQRRQRRSRRSAPSSPDFEDLNDEDEGALESEPQVAESRTRSRRQAPYIIYPEVLVIVDYDGYRLHGGDNLQVKRYFISFWNGVDLRYRLLKGPRIRISIAGIIISRGRDATPYLERNRVGRDAIDSAAALTDMGKYLFRERRLPVYDIAVAITKLDMCRRTSAYDECNRGTAGFAYVGGACVVNKRLEKVNSVAIIEDTGGFSGIIVAAHEVGHLLGAVHDGSPPPSYLGGPGAQRCRWEDGYIMSDLRHTERGFRWSACTVQSFHHFLNGDTATCLHNAPHEDSALGRSLPGTLLSLDAQCRRDRGTYACFKDERVCAQLFCFDAQTGYCVAYRPAAEGSACGNGYHCLDGRCTPLPSNIIPDYGHNYRLVYNVTSSSSSSSSNNGAKQQPPNSKDENQRQQQQQQQQQQHLQEQQQLQDGLPDEENEATAGIQSNEAIERQKRKFPTQPTAATSAAQTSATSATSATPTSATPAKPITTSSFLDAYFKKLQALHDGGSAATSTTTSVSSSVSTATSGKQQQQHVQQQQPDGSAFLKRTPNRSSIKAYKPSSSSSSNSSSQPQQQQYAANYIGDTTNNQPAVLDNSNSASSTTETAKKPKIKTQKLIRRTRVM
- the LOC108026773 gene encoding uncharacterized protein LOC108026773 isoform X1, whose protein sequence is MSATLVLITALLLASTICQALPDLHKQMSPEQLQSVFHVDNHDAVPHYELVQLLHHENHNYNHQRRRRSIGERAKVNAALPPHHVKKDLSKNAYYSELKHEAMASGGNHLFGPEVSAIKSHNVSFSAFGKAMNLSLRATQGLFKGAPHQLRMWTVGSEPNATHGLDLQEIAHEEHHRNEVGEVFQDEKNMAAILMRRHMETGDLIMEGSIGHDLVIKPLPHELSPNPEESHHIIYKREASAAEDQLSDFAFMEPDDLLASEKLERLQRRQRRSRRSAPSSPDFEDLNDEDEGALESEPQVAESRTRSRRQAPYIIYPEVLVIVDYDGYRLHGGDNLQVKRYFISFWNGVDLRYRLLKGPRIRISIAGIIISRGRDATPYLERNRVGRDAIDSAAALTDMGKYLFRERRLPVYDIAVAITKLDMCRRTSAYDECNRGTAGFAYVGGACVVNKRLEKVNSVAIIEDTGGFSGIIVAAHEVGHLLGAVHDGSPPPSYLGGPGAQRCRWEDGYIMSDLRHTERGFRWSACTVQSFHHFLNGDTATCLHNAPHEDSALGRSLPGTLLSLDAQCRRDRGTYACFKDERVCAQLFCFDAQTGYCVAYRPAAEGSACGNGYHCLDGRCTPLPSNIIPDYGHNYRLVYNKINNKKDSAEDIENSSEETESQEDENESNEDQDEGNTSSEEQEANQQDNRIEQSSAADAAAVTSPTTAKTPTTTVRTTTTTVKPKSKSFGYLHRSLPERQWTQDDGVLVTTRISSSVSSSSGSGISNTINDTTATSSPKLRTTTTQTPNLLQFYTHELRKQIEYYLHMLQTQQHATKLQPEQQQQQSQQQQSIVEIPLVQKRLTNYSVTSSSSSSSSNNGAKQQPPNSKDENQRQQQQQQQQQQHLQEQQQLQDGLPDEENEATAGIQSNEAIERQKRKFPTQPTAATSAAQTSATSATSATPTSATPAKPITTSSFLDAYFKKLQALHDGGSAATSTTTSVSSSVSTATSGKQQQQHVQQQQPDGSAFLKRTPNRSSIKAYKPSSSSSSNSSSQPQQQQYAANYIGDTTNNQPAVLDNSNSASSTTETAKKPKIKTQKLIRRTRVM
- the LOC108026773 gene encoding uncharacterized protein LOC108026773 isoform X2, whose translation is MSATLVLITALLLASTICQALPDLHKQMSPEQLQSVFHVDNHDAVPHYELVQLLHHENHNYNHQRRRRSIGERAKVNAALPPHHVKKDLSKNAYYSELKHEAMASGGNHLFGPEVSAIKSHNVSFSAFGKAMNLSLRATQGLFKGAPHQLRMWTVGSEPNATHGLDLQEIAHEEHHRNEVGEVFQDEKNMAAILMRRHMETGDLIMEGSIGHDLVIKPLPHELSPNPEESHHIIYKREASAAEDQLSDFAFMEPDDLLASEKLERLQRRQRRSRRSAPSSPDFEDLNDEDEGALESEPQVAESRTRSRRQAPYIIYPEVLVIVDYDGYRLHGGDNLQVKRYFISFWNGVDLRYRLLKGPRIRISIAGIIISRGRDATPYLERNRVGRDAIDSAAALTDMGKYLFRERRLPVYDIAVAITKYDMCRRRKGGRCTKGTAGFAYVGGACVVNKRLEKVNSVAIIEDTGGFSGIIVAAHEVGHLLGAVHDGSPPPSYLGGPGAQRCRWEDGYIMSDLRHTERGFRWSACTVQSFHHFLNGDTATCLHNAPHEDSALGRSLPGTLLSLDAQCRRDRGTYACFKDERVCAQLFCFDAQTGYCVAYRPAAEGSACGNGYHCLDGRCTPLPSNIIPDYGHNYRLVYNKINNKKDSAEDIENSSEETESQEDENESNEDQDEGNTSSEEQEANQQDNRIEQSSAADAAAVTSPTTAKTPTTTVRTTTTTVKPKSKSFGYLHRSLPERQWTQDDGVLVTTRISSSVSSSSGSGISNTINDTTATSSPKLRTTTTQTPNLLQFYTHELRKQIEYYLHMLQTQQHATKLQPEQQQQQSQQQQSIVEIPLVQKRLTNYSVTSSSSSSSSNNGAKQQPPNSKDENQRQQQQQQQQQQHLQEQQQLQDGLPDEENEATAGIQSNEAIERQKRKFPTQPTAATSAAQTSATSATSATPTSATPAKPITTSSFLDAYFKKLQALHDGGSAATSTTTSVSSSVSTATSGKQQQQHVQQQQPDGSAFLKRTPNRSSIKAYKPSSSSSSNSSSQPQQQQYAANYIGDTTNNQPAVLDNSNSASSTTETAKKPKIKTQKLIRRTRVM
- the LOC108026773 gene encoding A disintegrin and metalloproteinase with thrombospondin motifs 1 isoform X6, translated to MSATLVLITALLLASTICQALPDLHKQMSPEQLQSVFHVDNHDAVPHYELVQLLHHENHNYNHQRRRRSIGERAKVNAALPPHHVKKDLSKNAYYSELKHEAMASGGNHLFGPEVSAIKSHNVSFSAFGKAMNLSLRATQGLFKGAPHQLRMWTVGSEPNATHGLDLQEIAHEEHHRNEVGEVFQDEKNMAAILMRRHMETGDLIMEGSIGHDLVIKPLPHELSPNPEESHHIIYKREASAAEDQLSDFAFMEPDDLLASEKLERLQRRQRRSRRSAPSSPDFEDLNDEDEGALESEPQVAESRTRSRRQAPYIIYPEVLVIVDYDGYRLHGGDNLQVKRYFISFWNGVDLRYRLLKGPRIRISIAGIIISRGRDATPYLERNRVGRDAIDSAAALTDMGKYLFRERRLPVYDIAVAITKYDMCRRRKGGRCTKGTAGFAYVGGACVVNKRLEKVNSVAIIEDTGGFSGIIVAAHEVGHLLGAVHDGSPPPSYLGGPGAQRCRWEDGYIMSDLRHTERGFRWSACTVQSFHHFLNGDTATCLHNAPHEDSALGRSLPGTLLSLDAQCRRDRGTYACFKDERVCAQLFCFDAQTGYCVAYRPAAEGSACGNGYHCLDGRCTPLPSNIIPDYGHNYRLVYNVTSSSSSSSSNNGAKQQPPNSKDENQRQQQQQQQQQQHLQEQQQLQDGLPDEENEATAGIQSNEAIERQKRKFPTQPTAATSAAQTSATSATSATPTSATPAKPITTSSFLDAYFKKLQALHDGGSAATSTTTSVSSSVSTATSGKQQQQHVQQQQPDGSAFLKRTPNRSSIKAYKPSSSSSSNSSSQPQQQQYAANYIGDTTNNQPAVLDNSNSASSTTETAKKPKIKTQKLIRRTRVM
- the LOC108026773 gene encoding uncharacterized protein LOC108026773 isoform X3 — its product is MSATLVLITALLLASTICQALPDLHKQMSPEQLQSVFHVDNHDAVPHYELVQLLHHENHNYNHQRRRRSIGERAKVNAALPPHHVKKDLSKNAYYSELKHEAMASGGNHLFGPEVSAIKSHNVSFSAFGKAMNLSLRATQGLFKGAPHQLRMWTVGSEPNATHGLDLQEIAHEEHHRNEVGEVFQDEKNMAAILMRRHMETGDLIMEGSIGHDLVIKPLPHELSPNPEESHHIIYKREASAAEDQLSDFAFMEPDDLLASEKLERLQRRQRRSRRSAPSSPDFEDLNDEDEGALESEPQVAESRTRSRRQAPYIIYPEVLVIVDYDGYRLHGGDNLQVKRYFISFWNGVDLRYRLLKGPRIRISIAGIIISRGRDATPYLERNRVGRDAIDSAAALTDMGKYLFRERRLPVYDIAVAITKLDMCRRTSAYDECNRGTAGFAYVGGACVVNKRLEKVNSVAIIEDTGGFSGIIVAAHEVGHLLGAVHDGSPPPSYLGGPGAQRCRWEDGYIMSDLRHTERGFRWSACTVQSFHHFLNGDTATCLHNAPHEDSALGRSLPGTLLSLDAQCRRDRGTYACFKDERVCAQLFCFDAQTGYCVAYRPAAEGSACGNGYHCLDGRCTPLPSNIIPDYGHNYRLVYNKINNKKDSAEDIENSSEETESQEDENESNEDQDEGNTSSEEQEANQQDNRIEQSSAADAAAVTSPTTAKTPTTTVRTTTTTVKPKSKSFGYLHRSLPERQWTQDDGVLVTTRISSSVSSSSGSGISNTINDTTATSSPKLRTTTTQTPNLLQFYTHELRKQIEYYLHMLQTQQHATKLQPEQQQQQSQQQQSIVEIPLVQKRLTNYSVTSSSSSSSSNNGAKQQPPNSKDENQRQQQQQQQQQQHLQEQQQLQDGLPDEENEATAGIQSNEAIERQKLVNWKLFPF
- the LOC108026773 gene encoding uncharacterized protein LOC108026773 isoform X4 codes for the protein MSATLVLITALLLASTICQALPDLHKQMSPEQLQSVFHVDNHDAVPHYELVQLLHHENHNYNHQRRRRSIGERAKVNAALPPHHVKKDLSKNAYYSELKHEAMASGGNHLFGPEVSAIKSHNVSFSAFGKAMNLSLRATQGLFKGAPHQLRMWTVGSEPNATHGLDLQEIAHEEHHRNEVGEVFQDEKNMAAILMRRHMETGDLIMEGSIGHDLVIKPLPHELSPNPEESHHIIYKREASAAEDQLSDFAFMEPDDLLASEKLERLQRRQRRSRRSAPSSPDFEDLNDEDEGALESEPQVAESRTRSRRQAPYIIYPEVLVIVDYDGYRLHGGDNLQVKRYFISFWNGVDLRYRLLKGPRIRISIAGIIISRGRDATPYLERNRVGRDAIDSAAALTDMGKYLFRERRLPVYDIAVAITKYDMCRRRKGGRCTKGTAGFAYVGGACVVNKRLEKVNSVAIIEDTGGFSGIIVAAHEVGHLLGAVHDGSPPPSYLGGPGAQRCRWEDGYIMSDLRHTERGFRWSACTVQSFHHFLNGDTATCLHNAPHEDSALGRSLPGTLLSLDAQCRRDRGTYACFKDERVCAQLFCFDAQTGYCVAYRPAAEGSACGNGYHCLDGRCTPLPSNIIPDYGHNYRLVYNKINNKKDSAEDIENSSEETESQEDENESNEDQDEGNTSSEEQEANQQDNRIEQSSAADAAAVTSPTTAKTPTTTVRTTTTTVKPKSKSFGYLHRSLPERQWTQDDGVLVTTRISSSVSSSSGSGISNTINDTTATSSPKLRTTTTQTPNLLQFYTHELRKQIEYYLHMLQTQQHATKLQPEQQQQQSQQQQSIVEIPLVQKRLTNYSVTSSSSSSSSNNGAKQQPPNSKDENQRQQQQQQQQQQHLQEQQQLQDGLPDEENEATAGIQSNEAIERQKLVNWKLFPF